A region of Malaclemys terrapin pileata isolate rMalTer1 chromosome 5, rMalTer1.hap1, whole genome shotgun sequence DNA encodes the following proteins:
- the ADRA2C gene encoding alpha-2C adrenergic receptor produces the protein MDLLVLMNISVGTPNGSLVFPSSSPLQQPPSHYSPGAVASLAAVVGFLIVFTIVGNVLVVIAVLTSKALRAPQNLFLVSLASADILVATLVMPFSLANEIMDYWYFGKAWCNIYLALDVLFCTSSIVHLCAISLDRYWSVTQAVEYNLKRTPRRIKGIILTVWLISAVISFPPLISVYRDPEGDLFPLCKLNDETWYILSSCIGSFFAPCLIMVLVYVRIYRVAKLRTRTLSEKRTVPEGSSLSENGLSRAHRGCTSLRMQPGENGHYSVHQWRKASELEDIELEESSTSESRRRRSRDDHPRKSSKSQSFSYSYSSKRSSNRSRDLFSSHRRRKRSSVCRKKVTQAREKRFTFVLAVVMGVFVVCWFPFFFSYSLYGICRKACEVPETLFKFFFWIGYCNSSLNPVIYTIFNQDFRRSFKHILFKKKKKNFLH, from the coding sequence ATGGATCTGCTGGTGCTGATGAACATCAGTGTTGGCACCCCCAATGGATCCCTTGTCTTCCCCTCCTCTTCGCCCCTGCAGCAGCCTCCCTCCCACTACTCCCCTGGGGCTGTGGCCAGTTTGGCAGCCGTGGTGGGTTTCCTGATCGTCTTCACCATCGTGGGCAACGTGCTGGTGGTGATTGCGGTGCTGACCAGCAAGGCGCTGCGAGCCCCACAGAACCTCTTCCTGGTGTCCCTGGCCAGCGCTGACATCCTGGTGGCCACCTTGGTCATGCCTTTCTCCTTGGCCAACGAGATCATGGACTACTGGTACTTCGGCAAAGCGTGGTGCAACATTTACCTGGCGCTGGATGTGCTGTTCTGCACTTCCTCCATTGTGCACCTATGCGCCATCAGCCTGGACAGGTATTGGTCTGTCACCCAGGCGGTGGAGTACAACCTCAAACGGACTCCACGGAGGATCAAGGGGATCATCCTCACAGTCTGGCTCATCTCAGCTGTTATTTCCTTCCCCCCCTTGATCTCAGTGTACCGAGACCCCGAGGGGGACCTCTTCCCCCTGTGCAAACTCAATGATGAAACCTGGTACATCCTCTCTTCCTGCATTGGCTCCTTCTTCGCCCCCTGCCTAATCATGGTGCTGGTCTATGTCCGCATCTACCGGGTGGCCAAGCTAAGGACCAGGACCCTTTCTGAGAAGCGCACGGTGCCCGAGGGCTCTTCACTGTCTGAGAATGGTCTGAGCCGGGCCCATCGGGGCTGCACGTCACTGAGGATGCAGCCAGGGGAGAACGGACATTACTCGGTGCACCAGTGGCGCAAAGCCTCCGAGCTGGAGGACATTGAGCTGGAGGAGAGCAGCACCTCAGAGAGCAGGCGGAGGCGGAGCCGGGATGATCACCCCCGCAAAAGCAGTAAAAGCCAGTCCTTCTCTTATTCCTACTCCTCCAAGCGCTCCAGCAATCGCTCCAGGGATCTCTTCTCCTCTCACCGCCGCAGGAAGCGCAGCAGCGTCTGCCGTAAGAAGGTCACCCAGGCCCGAGAGAAACGCTTCACTTTTGTGCTGGCTGTGGTCATGGGGGTCTTTGTGGTGTGCTGGTTCCCATTCTTCTTCAGCTACAGCCTCTATGGCATCTGCAGGAAGGCATGTGAGGTCCCAGAGACTCTCTTCAAGTTCTTCTTCTGGATCGGGTACTGCAATAGTTCCCTCAACCCGGTCATCTACACAATCTTCAACCAGGACTTCCGCAGGTCTTTCAAACACATCCTcttcaagaagaagaagaagaattttcTGCACTGA